The Herbiconiux sp. A18JL235 region TGACGAGCCATGCCGACTGCAGCGACGGCGGCAGCGGCACGATGCTGACGTAGTAGTTCACCGTGGAGACGCCGAGGAGCACGAGCACCAGGCCGATGACGAAGGTGCCGAGGAAGCGCAGGTCTTCGCGCAGCAGCACGACGAGGAAGACGGCCACGATGAGCAGCGTCCCGGTGATGGAGAACTCGTACATGTTCGCCCACGGCACCCGCAAGGCGGCGATGCCGCGCAGCACCACGCCGCCGATCTGGATGACGAAGCCGAGGACGGTGAACGACACGCCGAGCCGCAGGGCGATCGAGCGCTTGCCCGCCGCGTCGATGCCGTCGAGCGACACCAACCCGGAGTCGTCGCCCACGCCGGTCGCAGCCGCGGTGGCCGTGGCCCCGCGTGCGCTGCTCGAGCCGCCCGCGCCCACGGCGGCGACCGCCGGCATCCGCTCCTCGACGCCCGTGGCGCTCGCCGCACCCTCCACGCCGTCGGCCCCCGCGACCTCCGCACCGGGAGCCTCGACCGCCTTCTTCACGGTTGCCGATCGACGTGCGAGGTCGAGGGCGAACGCGATGAACGCGAGCGCGTACACGGCCATGGCCGAGTAGATGAGGATGATCGAGAGCTGATCGAGGGTCTGCGTCACGGATAGAGCCTAAACCTTGGTGTCGTCAGGGGATACAGGAGCGGCGGCGGGAGCGGTCGCTTCCGGCC contains the following coding sequences:
- the ccsB gene encoding c-type cytochrome biogenesis protein CcsB, translated to MTQTLDQLSIILIYSAMAVYALAFIAFALDLARRSATVKKAVEAPGAEVAGADGVEGAASATGVEERMPAVAAVGAGGSSSARGATATAAATGVGDDSGLVSLDGIDAAGKRSIALRLGVSFTVLGFVIQIGGVVLRGIAALRVPWANMYEFSITGTLLIVAVFLVVLLREDLRFLGTFVIGLVLVLLGVSTVNYYVSIVPLPPSLQSAWLVIHVLVAILGTAFFALGGALSVLQLLQTRGDSVGRIATALRMRFLKTLPDSESLERTAYRLNIVGFVFWTFTLIAGAIWAERAWGRYWGWDTKEVWTFIIWVIYAGYIHARATRGWRGSRSAWLAIVGFAAVLFNFGVVNVFFKGLHAYSGL